In Synechococcus sp. UW69, the following are encoded in one genomic region:
- a CDS encoding chlorophyll a/b-binding protein: MKPTQANESWFQGVAAREIHMEQLKKAERFNGRAAMLGIVIGIITEGLTGAGIIHQIGLGPLVDGYAACRTQFLPFCF; this comes from the coding sequence ATGAAGCCTACGCAAGCAAACGAGTCTTGGTTCCAAGGCGTCGCCGCGCGCGAGATCCATATGGAGCAACTCAAAAAAGCGGAACGCTTCAACGGGCGGGCCGCCATGCTCGGCATCGTGATCGGAATCATTACCGAAGGCCTCACCGGTGCCGGCATCATTCATCAAATCGGTCTGGGGCCCCTTGTGGATGGCTACGCCGCCTGCCGCACCCAATTCCTGCCCTTCTGCTTCTGA
- a CDS encoding MBL fold metallo-hydrolase yields MTLAATYYGANGWLLEFDDLRVLVDPWLRGSLSFPPGEWLLKGELPCERDIPENLNLLLLTQGLADHAHPETLALLPKTLPVIGSIAATRVVERLGFTNVKALSPGESTTHQSLQVRASAGAPVPTVENGYLLEHPAGALYLEPHGFLDPALEPQPLDAVITPMVDLGLPALGAFVKGCSVVPQLVERFQPTTVLASTSGGDVRFDGALSRALQMKGSVAGTGAQLPTSSRWTDPTPGERLLLKN; encoded by the coding sequence ATGACCCTGGCCGCCACCTACTACGGAGCCAATGGTTGGTTGCTCGAATTCGATGATCTTCGGGTTCTGGTGGATCCCTGGCTGCGCGGCAGCCTGAGTTTTCCCCCGGGGGAGTGGCTGCTGAAAGGGGAGCTGCCCTGCGAACGCGACATCCCGGAGAACCTGAATCTGCTGTTACTCACCCAGGGGCTGGCGGATCATGCCCACCCTGAAACCCTGGCGTTGCTGCCGAAAACCCTGCCGGTGATTGGATCCATAGCCGCAACGCGCGTGGTTGAACGCCTGGGCTTCACCAACGTGAAAGCACTCTCCCCCGGAGAAAGCACCACCCACCAGAGCCTGCAGGTACGCGCCAGTGCCGGTGCACCGGTGCCCACGGTGGAAAACGGCTATCTGCTCGAGCATCCAGCTGGCGCGCTCTACTTGGAACCCCACGGTTTTCTGGATCCAGCCCTGGAACCGCAACCGCTGGATGCCGTCATCACGCCGATGGTGGATCTTGGGCTTCCCGCTCTGGGCGCATTTGTCAAAGGATGCTCCGTGGTGCCGCAACTGGTGGAACGCTTCCAACCCACGACGGTGCTCGCCAGCACATCCGGTGGCGATGTGCGCTTCGACGGCGCCCTGAGCCGCGCCCTGCAGATGAAAGGATCCGTGGCCGGAACTGGAGCCCAACTGCCAACAAGCAGCCGCTGGACCGATCCCACACCGGGGGAACGACTGCTGCTGAAAAACTGA
- a CDS encoding transcriptional repressor: protein MATRRPSTEINARQKVLLESLQACGDEMSGQQLHRSLAPDQTMGLATVYRNLRQLQQRGLVRCRHLPNGEALYAPLERDRHHLTCVDCGKTQALDHCPIHDLEVPEDRRKGFDLLFHTLEFFGLCSDCRERQQNPS from the coding sequence ATGGCCACTCGCCGCCCCTCAACGGAAATCAATGCCCGCCAGAAGGTGTTGCTGGAGAGTCTCCAGGCCTGTGGCGATGAGATGAGCGGTCAGCAACTGCACCGCAGCCTCGCTCCCGACCAAACCATGGGCCTGGCCACGGTGTATCGAAATCTGCGTCAGCTGCAGCAACGGGGCCTGGTGCGCTGTCGTCACCTGCCCAACGGCGAAGCGCTCTACGCACCACTGGAGCGGGATCGCCACCACCTCACCTGCGTCGATTGCGGCAAGACACAAGCGCTCGACCACTGTCCAATTCACGATCTGGAGGTACCCGAAGACCGCCGCAAGGGCTTCGATCTCCTGTTTCACACGCTTGAATTCTTTGGTCTCTGCAGCGACTGCCGCGAGCGGCAGCAAAATCCATCATGA